In a single window of the Pedosphaera parvula Ellin514 genome:
- a CDS encoding DUF6968 family protein, which produces MAPELNSTNDIIARRELNGVPLSGEKFQIIIEIGKPYTEENQNWRCPVTVQPLSKRTYHINGSDSFQALTLAISFAHEELADFVKSGGKLFFRDSDEEFNLNEPFEKQ; this is translated from the coding sequence ATGGCACCGGAGCTTAACTCAACCAATGATATTATAGCCCGCCGTGAGTTGAATGGCGTCCCACTCTCAGGAGAAAAATTCCAAATCATCATTGAAATCGGAAAGCCCTACACAGAGGAAAATCAGAATTGGCGTTGTCCAGTAACAGTTCAACCACTCAGTAAGCGGACTTACCACATTAACGGTTCTGATTCTTTCCAGGCGCTGACCCTTGCCATTTCTTTTGCCCACGAGGAACTGGCAGACTTTGTGAAAAGTGGCGGCAAGTTGTTTTTTCGGGATTCGGATGAGGAATTCAACCTGAATGAGCCGTTTGAAAAGCAGTGA
- a CDS encoding DUF2199 domain-containing protein: protein MRNSIKCEHNREWPLGFPTCFGFDDPSHYFDIAPKDRPKRVTLGSDQCIVDDKSFFVLGCLDIPLLDTTEVFRWMIWVSLSEKTFKRMSELWHTSGRESESPYFGWLSTSLPCYPETLNLKTHVHTQPVGTRPSIELEPTDHPLAIDQRSGISLARAHELSQQISRQMI from the coding sequence ATGCGCAACTCCATCAAATGCGAACACAACCGGGAGTGGCCGCTCGGCTTTCCCACCTGCTTTGGATTCGACGATCCGTCCCATTATTTTGACATCGCTCCCAAAGACCGCCCTAAGCGTGTGACACTCGGTTCGGACCAATGCATCGTCGATGACAAATCTTTCTTCGTGCTTGGCTGCCTCGATATCCCGCTCCTGGACACAACCGAAGTTTTCCGCTGGATGATCTGGGTATCGCTCAGCGAAAAGACTTTTAAGAGAATGTCCGAACTCTGGCACACCTCAGGACGTGAATCCGAATCTCCTTACTTCGGGTGGCTATCCACCTCCCTTCCCTGCTATCCCGAAACCTTAAATCTCAAGACACACGTGCACACCCAGCCGGTCGGCACTCGTCCCTCGATCGAACTCGAACCCACCGATCACCCACTCGCCATCGACCAACGCTCCGGCATCTCCCTCGCCCGCGCCCATGAGCTCTCACAGCAAATCTCAAGGCAAATGATTTAG
- a CDS encoding TIGR03435 family protein — translation MTDVSDMELLRDYDQQGSEEAFAELVRRHVHLVYSAAYRHVGSGAHAEEITQAVFIILARKAGKLRPGTILEGWLYETTRLTALSFLRGERRRQFREQEAYMQSTVQECADATVWNQLAPLLDEAMGRLGKKDREAVVLRFFKEKSLNEVAEAMKVTEAAAQSRVHRAMEKLRKHFMKRGVTLATGSIAGAIAANSVQAAPVGLAKATTAVAVAKGAAASASTLTLIKGALKVMAWTKLKTTAVVGIAALLAVGATTLAVEAIKKPTDESIEKYFTMLSSRTFDTAPPMVLLRPSKYAGQGSWNVPARDMRNGNQLRRGAPFAEILHSAYGFGPEQMVLPSGLPRGQFDLLLTVPTNAVEELRKEIKKQFGVVAHPEKRVTDVLILKNTNPNAPGLKISTRVDPASSWPQPGFFQCFGFKMSDPIKPDLVHEIGQQANLPVIDETGLTNAYDIDFHWNANLQGDAMKADIMRELNKQLGLVLIPERREVEMLVVEKVK, via the coding sequence ATGACCGATGTGAGCGACATGGAATTACTGCGTGATTACGACCAGCAAGGGTCGGAAGAGGCTTTTGCCGAGTTGGTTCGGCGGCACGTTCATCTGGTTTATTCGGCTGCGTATCGCCATGTGGGGAGTGGCGCCCATGCGGAAGAAATCACGCAGGCTGTTTTTATTATCCTCGCGCGCAAAGCGGGCAAGCTGCGCCCGGGCACTATTCTTGAAGGCTGGCTCTATGAAACGACGCGGCTGACGGCGTTGAGTTTCCTGCGCGGAGAACGTCGCCGGCAATTTCGTGAACAGGAGGCCTATATGCAATCGACCGTTCAGGAATGTGCTGATGCGACGGTTTGGAATCAACTTGCGCCTCTGCTCGACGAAGCAATGGGGCGGTTGGGAAAAAAAGACCGCGAAGCGGTGGTGCTTCGGTTTTTTAAAGAGAAAAGTCTGAACGAAGTCGCTGAGGCCATGAAGGTCACTGAAGCGGCGGCACAAAGCCGGGTGCATCGCGCGATGGAAAAATTGCGAAAGCATTTCATGAAGCGGGGCGTGACTTTGGCCACCGGAAGCATTGCCGGAGCCATTGCAGCGAACTCAGTACAAGCGGCGCCCGTGGGGCTGGCAAAAGCCACGACCGCCGTGGCGGTTGCCAAAGGCGCGGCGGCTTCAGCATCCACGTTAACCCTCATCAAAGGAGCATTGAAAGTTATGGCATGGACAAAACTGAAAACAACGGCGGTTGTGGGAATCGCGGCGCTTTTGGCTGTGGGCGCGACAACCCTCGCAGTTGAGGCGATCAAGAAACCAACGGATGAATCAATCGAAAAATACTTCACAATGCTAAGCAGCCGTACTTTCGACACGGCACCACCCATGGTGCTTTTGCGACCGAGCAAGTATGCAGGTCAGGGGAGTTGGAACGTCCCAGCACGAGACATGCGGAATGGAAATCAATTGCGCCGCGGCGCGCCGTTCGCCGAGATTCTTCACAGTGCTTACGGTTTCGGGCCGGAGCAGATGGTTCTGCCCTCTGGCCTCCCGCGAGGACAATTTGATTTGCTGCTCACGGTTCCGACCAATGCAGTGGAAGAATTGCGCAAGGAAATTAAAAAACAATTTGGCGTGGTCGCGCATCCGGAAAAGCGCGTTACAGACGTGCTGATCCTGAAAAACACCAACCCGAACGCGCCCGGCCTGAAAATCAGCACGAGAGTTGACCCTGCCAGCAGTTGGCCACAACCGGGATTTTTCCAGTGCTTCGGTTTTAAAATGTCCGACCCGATCAAACCCGACCTGGTGCATGAAATCGGCCAGCAGGCCAACCTGCCGGTGATCGACGAAACTGGATTGACCAATGCGTACGATATCGATTTTCACTGGAATGCGAATCTCCAGGGGGATGCCATGAAGGCGGACATCATGCGCGAGTTGAACAAGCAGCTTGGACTGGTGTTGATTCCGGAGCGGCGGGAAGTCGAGATGTTGGTGGTGGAGAAGGTGAAGTAG
- a CDS encoding glycoside hydrolase, whose translation MQSIIKIFLLVALSLTALTTNAQVYSSVVLSKSNSIVDIDPRTLEITLQRTPDTAYPISLAIPNLGSITNLKHTSTNATWQFSDLKTTIDAQLTETNLLIHILSEKPGEFTFPTISESGRTKGWILPMFEGVYAPIGDTNWSTFLTQHGELNTTADLTLPFIGLDYGDSTITYIFTNQFNNQVAFQSTSNHLQAKLTHNFTRNHPIKEYAVLIQWSQGSPIEPARIYRQYLIQRGEFISLKQKIEKTPETQKLLGAAHIYLWGDDLITSSDILTWKQFAHQLIAASTATNLTPAKRIWSLLTNTARNAATNIIQVEWPDKYTKSLVTQDLNQMLLKRDFYDEPSWRSATLDNSASELLKRERSTLTAAELTHLNCSLLVTAFPDIVAKPETWGSGLSPKMIQQLSAAGLDRLWLGAAAWDAFVNRPETVAAAKKAGYLIGTYDSYHSMHSPKEKDTWETAQFDDAIYQTGAIVNADGTKRHGFKKKGYLLSPAAARPYVEKRVTQLMDSFHANSWFMDCDGFGEFFDDYSPAHPATQQSDMQNRIARLAWIRDTFGAVIGTEGCSAGIAPTVHFAHGIMTPVIGWGDPDLTNKKSDYYLGAYYPPDEPQVFFKPVPTKEQYRYLYFDPRFRLPLFQTVFHDSVIATHHWSFPSLKTQDNAKTVELLELLYNVPPLYHLNLSEFEKRKTTIKHHYDFFSPLHRQIALLPMTDFKWLTPDQTIQETTFGNDLTITANFSDHDCTVDNQTLPKQTIAVHSRSTGKIQTYTP comes from the coding sequence GTGCAATCGATAATCAAAATCTTCCTGCTCGTCGCTCTCTCGCTCACCGCTCTGACCACCAACGCTCAAGTCTATTCGAGTGTTGTGCTCTCAAAAAGCAACTCGATTGTCGACATCGATCCCCGCACCCTCGAAATCACTCTCCAACGCACTCCCGATACTGCATACCCCATCTCTCTCGCCATCCCCAACCTCGGCTCTATCACCAACCTGAAGCACACCTCGACCAACGCCACCTGGCAGTTCTCAGATCTCAAAACCACCATCGACGCCCAACTCACCGAAACTAATCTCCTCATTCACATCCTCTCCGAGAAACCCGGCGAATTCACCTTCCCCACCATCTCGGAATCCGGGCGCACCAAAGGCTGGATCCTCCCCATGTTCGAAGGCGTCTACGCGCCCATTGGCGACACCAACTGGTCCACCTTCCTCACTCAACACGGCGAACTGAACACCACCGCCGATTTAACTCTGCCCTTCATCGGCCTCGATTACGGCGATTCCACCATCACCTACATTTTCACGAACCAGTTCAATAACCAGGTCGCTTTCCAATCCACCAGCAATCATCTTCAGGCCAAGCTCACCCACAACTTCACCCGCAATCATCCCATCAAGGAGTATGCGGTCCTGATCCAGTGGAGCCAGGGCTCACCCATCGAACCCGCCCGCATCTATCGCCAATACCTCATTCAACGCGGCGAGTTCATCAGCCTGAAACAGAAAATCGAAAAGACTCCTGAAACCCAAAAACTCCTCGGCGCAGCCCACATCTATCTCTGGGGCGATGACCTGATTACCAGCTCCGACATTCTCACCTGGAAACAATTTGCCCATCAACTCATCGCCGCTTCCACCGCCACCAATCTCACCCCAGCGAAAAGAATCTGGTCGCTCCTCACCAACACCGCGAGGAATGCAGCCACTAATATCATCCAAGTTGAATGGCCCGACAAATACACCAAGTCCCTCGTCACTCAAGACCTGAACCAAATGTTGCTCAAGCGCGATTTCTATGACGAACCCTCCTGGCGTAGCGCCACATTGGACAACTCAGCTTCTGAACTTCTAAAACGCGAACGCTCAACTCTCACCGCCGCCGAACTCACGCATCTGAACTGCTCGCTGCTCGTAACCGCCTTTCCCGACATCGTCGCCAAACCCGAAACCTGGGGCAGCGGCCTTTCTCCCAAGATGATTCAACAACTCTCTGCCGCCGGCCTCGACCGACTCTGGCTCGGCGCCGCCGCCTGGGATGCTTTCGTCAATCGACCCGAAACTGTCGCCGCCGCAAAGAAAGCAGGCTACCTGATCGGCACCTACGACTCCTACCACAGCATGCACAGCCCCAAAGAAAAGGACACCTGGGAAACCGCTCAATTCGATGACGCCATTTATCAAACCGGCGCCATCGTGAATGCCGACGGCACCAAACGCCACGGCTTCAAGAAAAAGGGTTATCTCCTCAGTCCCGCTGCCGCCCGCCCCTACGTCGAAAAACGTGTCACTCAACTGATGGACAGCTTTCACGCCAACTCTTGGTTCATGGATTGCGACGGCTTCGGCGAATTCTTCGACGACTACTCTCCCGCCCATCCCGCTACACAACAATCGGACATGCAAAACCGCATCGCCCGACTCGCCTGGATACGCGACACCTTCGGCGCCGTCATCGGCACAGAAGGCTGCTCCGCCGGTATTGCTCCCACTGTTCACTTCGCCCACGGCATCATGACTCCCGTTATCGGCTGGGGCGACCCAGATCTCACCAACAAAAAATCAGATTATTATCTCGGTGCCTACTATCCACCTGACGAGCCACAAGTCTTCTTCAAACCCGTCCCCACAAAGGAACAATATCGCTACCTCTATTTCGACCCGCGCTTCCGCCTCCCCCTGTTCCAAACCGTCTTCCACGACTCCGTGATCGCCACCCATCATTGGTCTTTTCCCAGCCTCAAAACCCAGGACAACGCCAAAACCGTGGAACTCCTCGAACTCCTCTACAACGTTCCACCCCTCTACCATTTGAATCTCTCAGAATTTGAAAAACGCAAAACCACCATCAAACATCATTACGACTTCTTCTCCCCCCTCCATCGGCAGATCGCATTGTTACCCATGACCGATTTCAAGTGGCTCACCCCCGACCAAACCATCCAAGAAACCACCTTCGGCAATGACCTCACCATCACCGCCAACTTCAGCGACCACGACTGCACAGTAGATAATCAAACCCTCCCCAAACAAACCATCGCCGTTCACTCCCGCTCCACCGGAAAAATTCAGACTTATACTCCGTGA